One segment of Panicum virgatum strain AP13 chromosome 1K, P.virgatum_v5, whole genome shotgun sequence DNA contains the following:
- the LOC120640890 gene encoding transcription factor MYB20-like produces MGRQPCCEKVGLKKGPWTVEEDQKLVAFLLSHGHCCWRLVPKLAGLLRCGKSCRLRWTNYLRPDLKRGLLSEEEEALVIDLHAQLGNRWSKIAARLPGRTDNEVKNHWNTHIKKKLKKMGIDPVTHRPLSPARPKEVFPLAQQQHDPAHVREGRCDDESKQALSSGGPPGAAEDGDDEEAPASAEPQGATSPASTAAAVSPSCCSSSAASASVATSGADVAAWPDPIDLFQVDSIMDMDWAGILSGCGDDGAGIDVDLFDHYPGDGFDQQVWM; encoded by the exons ATGGGGAGGCAGCCGTGCTGCGAGAAGGTCGGTCTGAAGAAGGGGCCATGGACCGTGGAGGAGGACCAGAAGCTGGTCGCCTTCCTCCTCTCCCACGGCCATTGCTGCTGGAGGCTCGTCCCCAAGCTCGCAG GGCTGCTCAGGTGCGGGAAGAGCTGCCGGCTGAGGTGGACCAACTATCTGCGGCCGGACCTCAAGAGGGGCCTCctctcggaggaggaggaggcgctggTCATCGACCTCCACGCGCAGCTCGGCAACCGCTGGTCCAAGATCGCGGCGCGGCTCCCCGGGAGGACGGACAACGAGGTCAAGAACCACTGGAACACCCACATCAagaagaagctcaagaagatggGCATCGACCCCGTCACCCATCGCCCGCTCTCTCCAGCGCGACCAAAGGAGGTTTTTCCCctggcgcagcagcagcacgatCCTGCGCACGTGCGAGAAGGACGCTGCGACGACGAGTCCAAGCAGGCGTTGTCGTCGGGAgggccgcccggcgccgccgaggacggcgatgacgaggaggcgccggcgagcgccgagCCACAGGGCGCGACATCCCCGGCCTCCACCGCGGCCGCCGTGTCGCCGTCCTGCTGCTCCTCGtccgccgcctcggcctccgTCGCGACCTCTGGCGCGGACGTGGCGGCCTGGCCCGACCCCATCGACCTCTTCCAAGTGGATAGCATCATGGACATGGACTGGGCAGGCATCCTGTCCGGTtgcggcgacgatggcgccggCATAGACGTCGACCTGTTCGACCATTACCCCGGCGATGGCTTCGATCAACAAGTCTGGATGTGA
- the LOC120640897 gene encoding mediator of RNA polymerase II transcription subunit 23-like, whose product MDGGHGLRQPMSPAISASAVVPQQRQMQLHHHPARPAIADLFTLYLGMNSKQRADDPSTESSNKLQKRVTALNRDLPPRDEQFISDYEQLRMQFPDQEQLQAVTESVLISFVLQCSSHAPRSEFLLFATRCLCARGHLRWDSLLPSLLNAVSSMEAPVGQGVPVASGGPLTPSSSVLTMPNAPNFHPSNPASPLSVMNTIGSPTQSGIDQPVGANVSPIKAAEFSSSAQLGTAARGDQSRRGAEISYLHILSCRILLAGLESNLKPATHAVIFQHMVNWLVNWERPHNMDEADVMQIWKLEKPLHEWMHLCLDVIWILVNEEKCRIPFYELIRCNLQFLQNIPDDEALVSIIMEIHRRRDMVCMHMQMLDQHLHCPTFATHRFLSQSYPTIAGESVSNLRYSPITYPSVLGEPLHGEDLANSIPKGGLDWERALRCLRHALRTTPSPDWWRRVLLVAPCYRSSQQSSTPGAVFSPDMIGEAVADRTIELLRLTNSETQCWQDWLLFADIFFFLMKSGCIDFLDFVDKLASRVTNSDQQILRSNHVTWLLAQIIRIEIVMNTLSSDPRKVETTRKIISFHKEDKTLDANNIGPQSILLDFISSSQTLRIWSFNTSIREHLNSDQLQKGKQIDEWWKQMIKASGERMIDFTNLDERATGMFWVLSFTMAQPACEAVMNWFTSAGMADLIQGPNMQPNERIMMMRETYPLSMSLLSGLSINLCLKLAFQLEEAIFLGQAVPSIAMVETYVRLLLITPHSLFRPHFTTLTQRSPSILSKSGVSLLLLEILNYRLLPLYRYHGKSKALMYDVTKIISMIKGKRGEHRLFRLAENLCMNLILSLKDFFFVKKELKGPTEFTETLNRITIISLAITIKTRGIAEVEHMIYLQPLLEQIMATSQHTWSEKTLRYFPPLIRDFLMGRMDKRGQAIQAWQQAETTVINQCNQLLSPSAEPNYVMTYLSHSFPQHRQYLCAGAWMLMNGHLDINSANLARVLREFSPEEVTANIYTMVDVLLHHIQFEVQRGHLAQDLLSKAITNLSFFIWTHELLPLDILLLALIDRDDDPYALRLVISLLEKPELQQRVKAFCSSRSPEHWLKNQHPKRVELQKALGNHLSWKDRYPPFFDDIAARLLPVIPLIIYRLIENDATDIADRVLAFYSSLLAFHPLRFTFVRDILAYFYGHLPIKLIGRILNLLGVSTKTPFSESFAKYLVSSNSSVCPPPEYFANLLLNLVNNVIPPLSSKSKSTPADTTRSTFNKHHVSSQPGGIGNNDGQRAFYQNQDPGSYTQLVLETAAIEILSLPVSAAQIVSSLVQIIAHVQAMLIQSNSGQGMSGGLGQSSVLPTSPSGGSAEPSGSNQTNSAASGISATNFVSRSGYSSQQLSVLMIQACGLLLAQLPPEFHMQLYSEAARVIKDCWWLADSSRPVKDLDSAVGYALLDPTWASQDNTSTAIGNIVALLHSFFSNLPQEWLESTHTVIKHLRPVNSVAMLRIAFRILGPLLPRLAFARPLFMKTLALLFNVLGDVFGKNSQVPNPVEASEITDIIDFLHHAVMYEGQGGPVQSTSKPKLEILTLCGKVIEILRTDVQHLLSHLTTDPNCSIYAATHPKLVQNTS is encoded by the exons atggacGGGGGGCACGGGCTGAGGCAGCCGATGTCTCCGGCGATCTCGGCCTCGGCGGTGGTGCCTCAGCAACGGCAGatgcagctccaccaccacccgGCGCGGCCGGCAATCGCCGATCTCTTCACCCTATACCTCGGC ATGAACTCGAAGCAGCGAGCGGATGATCCATCGACAGAGAGCTC GAACAAGCTGCAGAAGAGAGTGACTGCTCTGAACAGAGATCTGCCTCCCCGTGATGAGCAGTTCATTTCAGATTATGAGCAGCTGCGCATGCAGTTCCCT gaCCAGGAACAGTTGCAAGCGGTCACAGAATCAGTTCTGATCTCCTTTGTGCTGCAGTGCAGTAGCCATGCACCACGGTCTGAGTTTTTGCTCTTTGCTACACGGTGCTTATGTGCTCGAGGCCACCTTAGATGGGACAGCCTCCTTCCATCTCTGCTTAATGCTGTTTCCTCCATGGAGGCGCCTGTGGGGCAAGGAGTTCCTGTGGCCAGTGGTGGTCCTTTAACACCTTCTTCATCAGTTCTTACAATGCCAAATGCTCCAAACTTTCATCCTTCAAACCCAGCTTCACCTTTGTCAGTAATGAACACCATAGGATCCCCTACTCAATCTGGTATTGACCAACCAGTAGGCGCAAATGTGTCACCAATTAAGGCAGCTGAATTCTCCAGCTCAGCTCAGCTTGGTACAGCAGCAAGAGGTGACCAGTCTCGCAGGGGAGCAGAAATTAGCTATCTGCATATTCTGTCCTGTAGGATACTTTTGGCAGGGCTGGAGTCCAATTTGAAGCCAGCTACCCATGCTGTGATTTTCCAGCATATGGTAAATTGGCTGGTTAACTGGGAGAGGCCGCACAACATGGACGAAGCTGATGTAATGCAAATTTGGAAGCTGGAAAAACCTTTACATGAATGGATGCATCTATGCTTGGATGTTATATGGATTTTAGTTAATGAAGAGAAATGCCGGATTCCTTTCTATGAGCTTATTCGCTGCAACTTGCAATTTCTCCAAAACATTCCTGATGACGAAGCATTAGTCAGTATAATCATGGAGATCCACAGGAGGAGGGACATGGTTTGCATGCACATGCAAATGTTGGATCAACACCTTCATTGTCCAACATTTGCAACTCATCGTTTCTTATCACAATCCTACCCAACCATAGCTGGTGAATCTGTTAGTAATCTGCGTTATTCTCCCATTACATACCCTAGCGTCTTGGGAGAGCCACTACATGGAGAG GATCTTGCAAACTCCATTCCTAAGGGTGGTTTAGACTGGGAACGAGCTCTCCGTTGCTTAAGGCATGCTCTCCGCACAACCCCATCACCGGACTGGTGGAGACGTGTTCTTCTCGTTGCTCCTTGTTACAGATCATCTCAACAATCATCAACTCCTGGAGCTGTTTTCTCACCTGATATGATTGGTGAGGCAGTTGCTGACAGGACAATCGAACTCTTGAGGCTTACTAACTCAG AGACTCAGTGCTGGCAAGATTGGCTTTTGTTTGCCGACATATTTTTCTTCCTAATGAAAAGTGGATGCATTGACTTCCTTGATTTTGTGGATAAGCTTGCTTCTCGAGTAACAAATAGTGACCAACAGATTCTACGGAGTAATCATGTCACTTGGTTGCTTGCACAGATTATCCGCATTGAGATTGTGATGAATACTCTTAGTTCAGACCCAAGAAAG GTTGAAACCACAAGAAAGATAATTTCATTCCATAAAGAAGACAAGACCCTTGATGCCAATAATATTGGCCCTCAAAGTATTCTTCTTGATTTCATTAGTAGCAGTCAGACTCTGCGCATTTGGTCTTTCAATACTTCGATCAGAGAGCATTTGAACAGTGATCAGCTTCAGAAAGGAAAACAAATAGATGAGTGGTGGAAACAGATGATAAAAG CTTCTGGCGAGAGAATGATAGACTTTACGAACTTGGATGAACGGGCAACGGGGATGTTCTGGGTTCTCTCCTTCACTATGGCGCAACCAGCTTGTGAAGCAGTAATGAACTGGTTTACATCAGCTGGAATGGCAGATTTAATTCAGGGGCCTAATATGCAGCCAAATGAAAGAATAATGATGATGCGTGAAACTTACCCTCTGTCAATGTCATTGCTTTCTGGGTTGTCTATTAACCTTTGTCTGAAGCTTGCTTTCCAGCTTGAAGAGGCTATATTTCTTGGCCAG GCTGTACCTAGCATTGCTATGGTGGAAACCTATGTGAGATTACTGCTAATAACGCCTCATTCATTGTTCCGTCCCCATTTTACA ACATTAACCCAAAGATCTCCATCTATTCTGAGCAAATCTGGCGTCTCTTTGCTCCTACTTGAGATACTAAATTACAGACTACTTCCTCTATATAG GTATCATGGAAAAAGCAAGGCATTGATGTATGATGTCACAAAGATAATATCAATGATTAAGGGTAAACGTGGAGAGCATCGTCTTTTTAGATTAGCTGAAAATTTGTGCATGAATCTGATTCTCTCGCTGAAAGACTTCTTTTTTGTGAAAAAAGAACTGAAG GGGCCAACTGAGTTTACAGAAACTCTTAACCGCATAACGATAATAAGTCTCGCTATCACCATCAAGACACGTGGCATTGCTGAGGTTGAACACATGATTTATCTCCAACCATTGCTAGAGCAAATTATGGCAACCAGTCAGCATACCTGGTCGGAAAAGACATTACGTTATTTCCCTCCTCTTATTCGTGACTTTTTAATGGGGAGAATGGATAAGAGGGGCCAAGCTATCCAAGCATGGCAGCAG GCAGAAACAACTGTTATTAACCAATGCAATCAGCTGCTCTCACCATCTGCTGAGCCAAACTATGTCATGACTTATTTGAGCCACAGTTTCCCTCAGCACCGTCAATATCTTTGCGCTGGTGCTTGGATGCTGATGAATGGACATCTTGATATCAACAGTGCAAATCTT GCTCGTGTTTTAAGAGAGTTTTCACCTGAGGAAGTTACAGCAAATATCTATACGATGGTCGATGTTCTTCTGCATCATATCCAGTTTGAGGTGCAAAGAGGCCATCTAGCACAG GACTTACTATCCAAAGCAATCACAAATCTTTCTTTCTTTATATGGACACATGAGCTTCTTCCACTGGATATTTTACTGCTAGCACTTATTGACAGGGATGATGATCCTTATGCTTTACGCCTTGTG ATAAGTCTTCTTGAAAAGCCAGAGCTTCAGCAAAGAGTCAAGGCATTCTGCAGTTCTCGTTCTCCAGAGCATTGGCTCAAAAATCAACATCCTAAAAGAGTTGAGCTCCAGAAAGCGCTTGGTAACCATCTATCATGGAAGGACCG TTATCCCCCCTTCTTCGATGACATTGCTGCACGCTTGCTTCCTGTTATCCCGCTGATTATTTATAGGCTTATTGAGAATGATGCTACAGACATTGCAGACAGAGTTCTTGCATTTTATTCTTCCTTGCTTGCCTTCCACCCGCTAAGGTTTACGTTTGTACGTGATATTCTTGCATATTTCTATGGTCATCTTCCAATCAAACTGATTGGTAGGATCCTCAACTTGTTGGGTGTTAGCACTAAG ACTCCCTTCTCAGAATCTTTTGCTAAATATTTAGTGTCCTCTAATTCATCAGTTTGTCCACCACCGGAATACTTTGCCAACCTTTTGCTAAACCTGGTCAATAATGTCATACCTCCTTTGAGTAGCAAATCCAAATCAACCCCAGCAGACACAACACGCTCAACTTTCAACAAGCATCATGTGTCTTCACAACCTGGTGGAATCGGTAACAACGATGGTCAGAGGGCATTTTATCAGAATCAAGATCCTGGCTCGTATACACAGCTTGTTTTGGAAACAGCAGCTATTGAGATTCTCTCACTTCCTGTATCTGCTGCTCAAATAGTATCCTCTTTGGTTCAAATAATAGCACATGTACAAGCAATGCTTATACAGTCAAATAGCGGCCAAGGAATGTCAGGTGGTTTGGGGCAAAGTTCTGTGCTGCCAACTTCTCCTTCAGGCGGAAGTGCTGAACCTTCAGGTTCCAACCAAACAAACAGTGCTGCAAGTGGGATCAGTGCCACTAACTTTGTTTCTAGGAGTGGCTACTCTTCCCAACAATTGTCTGTTTTGATGATTCAAGCATGTGGTCTTTTGCTGGCGCAACTCCCACCAGAATTCCACATGCAACTATACTCAGAAGCCGCTCGTGTCATAAAAGATTGCTGGTGGCTAGCTGATAGTTCGAGGCCTGTTAAAGACCTTGACTCTGCTGTTGGCTATGCACTGCTGGATCCTACATGGGCTTCTCAAGACAACACATCAACAGCCATAG GTAACATTGTCGCCCTGTTGCACTCATTTTTTAGCAATCTTCCACAAGAATGGCTGGAATCTACCCATACTGTCATAAAACACCTTCGGCCAGTCAATTCAGTTGCCATGTTAAGAATCGCCTTCCGCATATTGGGTCCCTTGTTACCTCGTCTAGCCTTTGCCCGACCTTTGTTCATGAAG ACCTTGGCGTTACTGTTCAATGTTTTGGGTGATGTATTTGGTAAGAACTCTCAGGTCCCGAATCCTGTGGAGGCTTCAGAAATTACAGACATAATTGACTTCTT GCATCATGCTGTGATGTATGAAGGCCAAGGGGGTCCCGTTCAGAGCACTAGCAAACCTAAGCTGGAGATACTAACATTATGTGGGAAAGTTATAGAAATTTTGAGGACAGACGTGCAACATCTCCTCTCTCACCTGACAACTGATCCCAACTGCTCAATATATGCAGCGACTCATCCAAAGCTCGTTCAAAACACATCCTAA
- the LOC120640907 gene encoding GDSL esterase/lipase At5g37690-like — protein sequence MAAALAVVFAIAILAHCSVVVAAAAAAGDPATADTRNFTIPSPRSTTTTAKGPVTYVFGDSMSDVGNNNYFPMSLAKSNYPWYGIDYPGRQATGRFTNGKTIGDYMADKFGVPSPPPFLSLSLAGKDVLGGVNFASGGAGILNETGVYFVQYFSFDEQITCFETVKKAMIAKIGKEAAEAAVNAALFQIGLGSNDYINNFLQPFMADGTTYTHDQFIRLLITTLDRQLKRLYGLGARKVVFTGLAPLGCIPSQRVHSTDGKCLGNVNAYAVQFNAAATKLLDGMNAKLPGAQMALADCYSVVMELIELPEKHGFTTAHTSCCNVDTEVGGLCLPNTRPCSDRSAFVFWDAYHTSDAANKVIADRLWAGMMASAGHGGGGAPSVGASSPAAAPAPAPFPSDDY from the exons ATGGCAGCAGCTCTTGCCGTCGTCTTCGCCATCGCCATTCTCGCGCATTGTTCGGTCGttgtggctgcggcggcggcggcgggcgatcCGGCTACTGCGGACACGAGAAACTTCACCATACCTTCTCCTCGCTCGACGACGACCACCGCCAAGGGTCCGGTGACCTACGTGTTCGGCGACTCGATGTCGGACGTGGGGAACAACAACTACTTCCCCATGTCCCTGGCCAAGTCCAACTACCCCTGGTACGGCATCGACTACCCCGGCCGCCAGGCCACCGGGAGGTTCACCAATGGCAAAACCATCGGAGACTACATGG CTGACAAGTTCGGcgtgccatcgccgccgccgttcctctCCCTGTCGCTGGCCGGCAAGGACGTGCTCGGCGGCGTCAACTTCgcctccggcggcgccggcatccTGAACGAGACGGGCGTCTACTTC GTCCAGTACTTCTCCTTCGACGAGCAGATCACGTGCTTCGAGACCGTCAAGAAGGCCATGATCGCCAAGATCGGCAAGGaggccgccgaggccgcggtcAACGCGGCGCTGTTCCAGATCGGGCTTG GGAGCAACGACTACATCAACAACTTCCTGCAGCCGTTCATGGCGGACGGCACCACGTACACGCACGACCAGTTCATCCGCCTCCTCATCACCACCCTGGACCGGCAGCTCAAG CGGCTGTACGGGCTCGGCGCGCGGAAGGTCGTGTTCACCGGGCTGGCCCCGCTGGGCTGCATCCCGTCGCAGCGCGTCCACTCCACGGACGGCAAGTGCCTGGGCAATGTCAACGCCTACGCCGTGCAGTtcaacgccgccgccacgaaGCTGCTCGACGGCATGAACGCCAAGCTGCCCGGCGCGCAGATGGCCCTCGCCGACTGCTACTCCGTCGTCATGGAGCTCATCGAGCTCCCCGAGAAGCACG gGTTCACGACGGCGCACACGTCGTGCTGCAACGTGGACACGGAGGTCGGGGGGCTGTGCCTGCCCAACACGAGGCCCTGCAGCGACCGCAGCGCCTTCGTGTTCTGGGACGCGTACCACACCTCCGACGCCgccaacaaggtgatcgccgaCCGCCTCTGGGCCGGCATGATGGCGAGCGCCGGgcacgggggcggcggcgcaccgagCGTCGGCGCGTctagccccgcggcggcgccggcgccggcgccgttccCGTCCGACGACTACTGA